A window of Conger conger chromosome 13, fConCon1.1, whole genome shotgun sequence contains these coding sequences:
- the tsen34 gene encoding tRNA-splicing endonuclease subunit Sen34 yields the protein MDAHEETGLEAAKEVSNPSRETRVDSASAPRHQKIGVHFCGSTPLIWQAADVKAARETGVVGTLVGSLARQPRQNNRLGRPLELLQEEARLLSETAQAVLLPAPASTDAANVQGVEQYLERLDRSYEEQKALALQERKAMVLRALAQKPADAEEIESVDQSVQDRLDAIETSFSLPRTAMAIQLHTARAGLSHAPEERHFLAADWPKPRDERSETRFRVFRDLRRQGFYLTSAGKFGGDYLVYPGDPLRFHAHFIAVCVPMDLPTPLCDLLALSRLGANVKKTVLLCSPSDGDEGGEEEEEVVYTSLQWSGMV from the exons ATGGATGCGCACGAGGAGACTGGTTTAGAAGCGGCAAAAGAAGTAAGCAATCCTTCACGTGAAACCCGGGTTGACAGTGCATCGGCTCCGAGGCATCAGAAAATAGGGGTCCATTTCTGTGGATCCACCCCTCTGATATGGCAGGCGGCCGACGTGAAAGCAGCCCGAGAGACTGGTGTAGTTGGAACCCTTGTGGGCTCATTGGCCCGTCAGCCTCGACAGAACAACCGACTGGGCAGACCACTGGAGCTTCTGCAAGAGGAGGCGAGGTTGCTAAGCGAGACAGCTCAAGCTGTGCTTCTCCCTGCCCCGGCG AGTACAGATGCTGCAAACGTGCAGGGAGTTGAGCAATATCTAGAGAGGCTGGATCGGAGCTACGAGGAGCAGAAGGCCCTGGCGCTGCAGGAAAGGAAAGCCATGGTGCTGAGAGCGCTGGCGCAGAAACCAGCAG ATGCAGAGGAGATTGAATCTGTGGACCAGAGTGTGCAGGATCGGTTGGATGCCATCGAGACGagcttctctctccctcgtaCAGCCATGGCAATCCAGCTGCACACCGCCAGGGCGGGACTAAGCCACGCACCCGAGGAGAGGCATTTTCTAGCAGCTGATTGGCCAAAGCCTCGGGACGAGAGGTCGGAGACCAGGTTCCGTGTTTTCCGCGATTTGAGGCGACAGGGTTTCTACCTCACCTCCGCTGGCAAGTTTGGGGGAGATTATCTGGTGTATCCAG GTGACCCTCTCCGTTTCCATGCCCATTTCATCGCTGTGTGTGTTCCAATGGACCTGCCTACACCCCTGTGTGACCTGCTGGCTCTCTCACGGCTGGGAGCCAACGTGAAGAAGACCGTATTGCTGTGCTCGCCCAGTGACGGTGACGAGggtggagaagaggaagaggaggtggtgTACACATCACTGCAGTGGAGCGGAATGGTGTAG